The proteins below come from a single Treponema phagedenis genomic window:
- a CDS encoding energy-coupling factor ABC transporter ATP-binding protein — MLSLKDIRKTFDSRVILDDISFDVFENDCIVLAGANGAGKTVLMTILSGLETEFSGTVKKNADTKIGLVFQSADAQILGDTVFDDCAFGLLNCGFSKAQIKQMVEQTLQSVELFEKKDLPARSLSGGEKRKLAVASILVLHCDLIIFDEPFANLDYKGVCQTVQLILQLKAEGKTLIIITHETEKILAASNRFLVLANGKIIFDDTPQNAFSKLDFEKAGLRNPLQGTPAFEDLLWK; from the coding sequence TTGCTTTCTCTTAAGGATATCCGCAAAACGTTTGATTCGCGGGTTATCCTTGACGATATTTCTTTTGATGTTTTTGAAAATGATTGTATTGTTTTGGCCGGAGCAAACGGGGCGGGCAAGACGGTGTTAATGACCATTCTTTCCGGTTTGGAAACGGAGTTTTCGGGAACGGTCAAAAAAAATGCGGATACTAAAATCGGTTTAGTTTTTCAATCGGCAGATGCGCAAATACTCGGCGACACTGTTTTTGATGATTGCGCGTTCGGGTTGCTTAATTGCGGGTTTTCAAAAGCGCAGATAAAACAAATGGTTGAGCAGACGCTGCAATCGGTCGAACTGTTTGAAAAAAAGGATTTGCCCGCGCGCAGTTTGTCGGGCGGAGAAAAACGGAAGCTTGCGGTTGCTTCTATTTTAGTGCTGCACTGCGATTTAATTATTTTTGATGAACCGTTTGCCAATCTTGATTATAAGGGCGTTTGTCAAACGGTGCAGTTAATTTTGCAGCTGAAAGCGGAAGGGAAAACGCTTATTATTATTACGCACGAAACAGAAAAGATTCTTGCCGCCTCAAATCGGTTTTTGGTTTTGGCAAACGGGAAAATTATTTTTGATGATACGCCGCAAAATGCTTTTTCAAAATTGGATTTTGAAAAAGCGGGGCTAAGGAATCCGCTTCAGGGGACTCCGGCTTTTGAAGACTTACTATGGAAATGA
- a CDS encoding transketolase family protein, whose product MTTLKAPRDAFGEALIELHDLYPNLFVLCADLATAVKTKQFAETFPDRFLNVGICEQNMMSFAAGLASENFIVIASTFSVFAAGRAFDQVRQSIAFDSYNVKIMATHQGLSVGADGAIHQCMEDIALMRAIPNMKILAPSDEMSTKGAVKTAVATDGAFYVRIGRAEMPKLYDDSFKFEIGKSYVLREGKDITLAGTGIMVYHALLAAEELRKEGVTAEVIDCSSIKPFDEKTLIQSVQKTGCVLSLEDHSMYGGLGSCIAEILAQKNPAPLKIMAIKDLFGQSGSKEELLAAYGLDKTSIVSAAKDLIKTKK is encoded by the coding sequence ATGACCACATTAAAAGCTCCTCGAGATGCTTTCGGCGAAGCACTCATTGAATTACACGATTTATATCCGAATCTTTTTGTTCTTTGCGCAGACCTTGCGACTGCGGTAAAGACAAAACAATTTGCCGAAACTTTTCCCGACAGATTTTTGAATGTCGGAATTTGTGAACAAAATATGATGTCGTTTGCAGCGGGGCTCGCATCCGAAAACTTTATTGTCATTGCCTCTACCTTCTCGGTGTTTGCTGCGGGAAGAGCTTTTGATCAGGTGCGGCAAAGTATTGCATTTGATTCTTATAATGTAAAAATTATGGCTACGCATCAGGGCTTATCGGTCGGTGCGGATGGGGCTATTCATCAATGCATGGAAGACATTGCCCTTATGCGCGCTATCCCAAATATGAAAATACTTGCCCCCTCTGATGAAATGAGTACAAAGGGAGCGGTGAAAACTGCTGTTGCAACGGACGGAGCATTTTACGTGCGAATCGGCAGAGCTGAAATGCCGAAACTGTATGACGATAGTTTTAAATTTGAGATTGGCAAATCCTATGTCTTGCGGGAAGGAAAAGATATCACCCTTGCCGGCACCGGAATTATGGTATATCATGCTTTGTTGGCAGCGGAAGAATTACGTAAAGAAGGTGTAACTGCCGAGGTTATTGACTGTTCTTCTATCAAACCGTTTGATGAAAAAACACTCATTCAGTCGGTGCAAAAAACAGGCTGTGTACTGAGCTTGGAAGATCATTCCATGTATGGAGGTTTGGGCAGTTGCATTGCGGAAATTCTTGCTCAAAAGAATCCCGCTCCCTTAAAAATCATGGCGATCAAGGACTTGTTTGGACAATCAGGTTCAAAAGAAGAGTTGTTGGCCGCATACGGATTGGATAAAACTTCAATAGTATCTGCAGCTAAAGATTTAATAAAGACTAAAAAATAA
- a CDS encoding PTS sugar transporter subunit IIB has product MKILIVCGSGLGSSFMMEMNVKNILEAEGISGIEVDHTDLSSAKGMQADLYIGTRDITNQFTDFPGEILSLSNMIDKDYIKTELLKKLKEMNVI; this is encoded by the coding sequence ATGAAAATTCTTATTGTGTGCGGAAGCGGTTTAGGGAGCAGTTTTATGATGGAAATGAATGTTAAAAACATTCTTGAAGCTGAGGGCATTTCCGGAATAGAAGTTGATCACACCGATTTAAGTTCCGCAAAGGGAATGCAAGCCGATTTATATATCGGTACGCGGGATATTACAAACCAGTTTACGGATTTTCCGGGCGAAATTCTTTCTTTGTCTAATATGATTGACAAGGACTATATTAAAACGGAATTGTTAAAAAAATTAAAAGAGATGAACGTTATTTAA
- a CDS encoding transketolase codes for MQNKNLHEIAHKIRGLTLEAAFHTGAAHVGGSLSTVEILTALYYEVMQVFPQNPQDENRDRFILSKGHGALALYAILADKGFYPLKELCSIKKFSALLQGHPIKTIPGIEMSSGSLGQGISFALGKAFALNKQNLKARVFVLAGDGEMQEGQNWEALLLAAKLKLNNLTVIIDNNKLQLDNTIEDILNSDKNFQAQIREFGLETFAVDGHDVSALAELLEKPQTQGVRVIIADTIKGKGVSFMENNVKWHAAKMTNEEFDLACSELHYTPVLGGQL; via the coding sequence ATGCAAAATAAGAATTTACATGAGATAGCCCATAAAATAAGGGGCTTAACGTTGGAAGCTGCATTCCATACCGGAGCAGCGCATGTCGGCGGTTCGCTTTCTACGGTGGAAATATTGACCGCTCTGTATTATGAGGTTATGCAGGTGTTTCCGCAAAACCCTCAAGACGAAAATCGGGATAGGTTCATTTTAAGCAAGGGGCATGGGGCGCTTGCGTTGTATGCCATTCTTGCGGACAAAGGATTTTATCCGCTCAAAGAACTTTGCTCTATCAAAAAGTTTTCGGCATTATTGCAAGGACATCCGATAAAAACAATTCCCGGTATTGAGATGAGCTCAGGCTCCCTCGGGCAGGGAATTTCTTTTGCCTTGGGAAAGGCTTTTGCGCTCAATAAGCAAAACTTAAAGGCACGTGTTTTTGTTTTAGCCGGAGACGGTGAAATGCAGGAAGGGCAAAACTGGGAAGCGTTGCTGTTGGCGGCAAAACTAAAACTGAATAACTTGACTGTAATAATTGATAATAATAAATTGCAGCTTGATAATACCATCGAAGATATTCTGAACTCCGATAAAAACTTTCAAGCGCAGATACGGGAATTCGGTTTGGAAACCTTTGCGGTTGACGGACATGATGTATCAGCCTTGGCGGAACTCTTGGAAAAACCTCAAACGCAGGGAGTACGAGTGATCATTGCAGATACAATAAAAGGGAAAGGAGTTTCGTTTATGGAAAATAATGTCAAATGGCATGCCGCTAAAATGACAAACGAAGAATTTGACCTTGCATGCAGCGAACTGCATTACACACCGGTGTTGGGAGGACAACTATGA
- a CDS encoding biotin transporter BioY → MNKTRNLIFSAIFAAVVCAGWVITIPVGPVPIVLQNALAILSGMLLGPVYGGLAVLLFLFAGALGLPVFAGGSGGIAVLAGPTGGFLIGYFLGAVVAGLISIIVMKKDCPILISSILLSLAAVCGFLTVYVPGVPWLKVALGLTWADAFLKGFVPFIIPGLIKAAIIVPISFALAPVVKRYLK, encoded by the coding sequence ATGAATAAAACTCGAAATTTAATTTTTTCGGCAATTTTTGCGGCAGTTGTGTGTGCGGGCTGGGTAATAACTATTCCGGTCGGGCCGGTTCCGATTGTGTTACAAAACGCCTTGGCAATACTTTCGGGTATGCTGCTCGGGCCTGTGTACGGCGGGTTAGCTGTTTTGCTTTTTCTTTTTGCGGGAGCTTTGGGGCTGCCGGTATTTGCGGGAGGCAGCGGCGGCATTGCTGTTTTAGCGGGGCCTACCGGCGGATTTTTGATCGGTTATTTTTTAGGCGCCGTAGTTGCGGGACTGATAAGTATAATTGTTATGAAAAAAGATTGTCCGATTTTGATTAGCTCAATTCTACTTTCCCTCGCCGCTGTCTGCGGATTTTTGACGGTGTATGTTCCGGGCGTTCCATGGTTAAAAGTTGCTTTAGGTTTAACATGGGCAGATGCATTCTTAAAAGGTTTTGTTCCTTTTATTATTCCCGGCCTTATAAAAGCGGCTATTATTGTACCGATTTCGTTCGCGCTTGCGCCCGTAGTAAAACGCTATCTTAAATAA
- the glpQ gene encoding glycerophosphodiester phosphodiesterase — protein sequence MYKRFVIVMAFLAATAAMFAGGGKEKIVIAHRGASGYLPEHTLESKTLAFAQGADYLGQDLAMSKDNQLIVIHDHYLDNLTDVAKKFPTRARADGRYYVIDFTLDELRQLNVTEVFQEKDGVQKAVYSDRFPLWNSTFKLHTFEEEIEFIQGLEKSTGKKIGIYPELKAPWFHHKEGKDISVAALTALKKYGYTKETDPVYLQTFDYNELKRIKTELLPQFGMDLKLILLLSLTEWEKTQEKDSAGNWVNYDYDWMFRAGAMQEIKKYADGVGPWIYMLIDDVHSSADAVKLSPLVDDIRDAKLECHVYTIRKEDVPDYMKDVNELLKILFKKAKITGVFTDFPDIGVKFLGKKARF from the coding sequence ATGTACAAGAGGTTTGTTATTGTTATGGCATTTTTGGCGGCAACCGCAGCCATGTTTGCCGGCGGCGGAAAAGAAAAAATTGTCATAGCTCATCGCGGTGCTTCCGGCTATCTTCCGGAGCATACACTGGAATCAAAAACTCTTGCATTTGCGCAAGGAGCGGATTATCTTGGGCAGGACTTGGCTATGTCAAAGGATAACCAACTCATCGTTATTCATGACCATTATTTGGATAACCTTACCGATGTTGCAAAAAAATTTCCAACCAGAGCTCGAGCCGATGGACGTTACTATGTGATTGATTTTACGCTTGATGAATTACGTCAACTGAATGTCACAGAGGTGTTTCAAGAAAAAGATGGAGTACAAAAGGCTGTATATTCGGATCGCTTTCCGCTTTGGAATTCTACATTTAAATTGCACACTTTTGAAGAAGAGATTGAATTTATTCAAGGGCTGGAAAAATCAACAGGGAAAAAAATAGGTATTTATCCCGAATTAAAGGCTCCGTGGTTCCATCATAAAGAGGGAAAGGATATTTCCGTTGCGGCTTTGACTGCGTTAAAAAAATACGGCTATACAAAAGAAACAGATCCTGTTTATTTACAAACATTCGATTATAATGAGTTAAAGAGAATTAAAACAGAACTTTTGCCTCAGTTCGGAATGGATTTAAAATTAATTCTTCTTTTAAGTCTTACCGAATGGGAGAAAACACAAGAAAAGGATTCTGCCGGCAATTGGGTAAATTACGATTATGATTGGATGTTCAGGGCAGGCGCAATGCAAGAAATAAAAAAATATGCGGACGGAGTCGGACCGTGGATTTATATGCTTATTGATGATGTACATTCAAGTGCAGACGCAGTAAAGCTTTCTCCTCTTGTTGATGATATCAGAGACGCAAAGTTGGAGTGTCATGTTTACACTATACGTAAAGAAGATGTTCCCGATTACATGAAAGATGTAAACGAGTTATTAAAAATATTGTTTAAAAAAGCAAAAATAACCGGTGTCTTTACCGACTTCCCTGATATCGGAGTAAAGTTCCTGGGCAAAAAAGCCCGCTTCTAA
- a CDS encoding 6-phosphofructokinase, with translation MSAKQRIGILTSGGDAPGLNAGIRAVSRTLINRYDMTVIGIEKGYKGLIENQHRILTANELSGILARGGTILGTSREKPFKDKDWKADSGFGAVDKIKKNYKNLRLDGLIVLGGNGTHTTAHLLAQEGLRIIGMPKTIDNDIVCTDITFGFYTALDVATNAIDRLHSTATSHNRVMIIEVMGHKAGWLTLYSGVAGGGDVIIIPEIPYDISCIAEHLKKRAAGGKEFSIVVVAEGAISITEKDYDKKTLKKIRSKMTGSISYQIAREIEASTGLEPRVTVLGYLQRGGIPCANDRLLATEFGTAAADMAAREDYGKMVALQNNKIVSVPLADVADKIKPVPMDDPMILAAKNVGTCLADN, from the coding sequence ATGTCTGCAAAACAAAGAATCGGTATTTTAACTTCAGGAGGAGATGCTCCGGGTTTGAATGCCGGAATACGTGCCGTTTCCCGTACATTGATAAACCGCTACGATATGACGGTAATCGGTATTGAAAAAGGCTACAAGGGTTTGATTGAAAATCAACACCGCATTTTAACCGCAAATGAGCTTTCCGGCATTCTTGCGCGCGGAGGAACAATACTCGGCACATCACGGGAAAAGCCCTTTAAAGATAAAGACTGGAAAGCTGATTCCGGATTCGGTGCGGTTGATAAAATAAAAAAGAATTATAAAAACCTGCGTCTCGATGGACTCATCGTGCTTGGCGGAAACGGTACGCATACCACCGCTCACTTGCTTGCCCAAGAAGGCTTACGCATTATCGGAATGCCTAAAACTATTGATAACGATATTGTATGTACCGACATTACTTTCGGTTTTTATACCGCCCTCGATGTTGCAACAAATGCGATTGATCGCCTGCACTCTACTGCCACAAGTCATAATAGAGTAATGATTATCGAAGTGATGGGGCACAAAGCAGGATGGCTTACCCTGTATTCCGGCGTTGCGGGCGGCGGCGATGTTATTATCATTCCCGAAATTCCCTACGATATTTCATGTATTGCGGAACATTTAAAAAAACGCGCTGCCGGCGGAAAAGAATTTTCTATTGTCGTGGTCGCCGAAGGGGCAATTTCCATAACGGAGAAAGATTACGACAAGAAAACACTGAAAAAAATAAGGAGTAAAATGACCGGATCAATAAGCTATCAAATTGCCCGTGAAATTGAAGCGAGCACCGGGCTTGAACCGCGTGTAACCGTTCTGGGGTATTTGCAACGAGGCGGTATCCCTTGCGCAAATGATCGACTTTTAGCAACTGAATTCGGTACCGCCGCAGCCGATATGGCCGCCCGCGAAGATTACGGAAAAATGGTTGCCCTGCAAAACAATAAAATTGTAAGCGTTCCGTTAGCCGATGTTGCCGATAAAATAAAACCGGTGCCCATGGACGATCCCATGATTCTTGCCGCAAAAAATGTTGGCACCTGCCTAGCAGACAACTGA
- a CDS encoding PTS ascorbate transporter subunit IIC — protein MNFFRFLMNDVLSVPAVLVGLVALVGLLIQKKDASECIKGFIKSILGFLVLGAGAGVIVGSLGHFSDMFQYGFNIHGVVPNNEAIVAIAQNTLGSEMALIMFFGMFANILIARFTPLKYIFLTGHHTIYMAILISVILSVGGLSGWPLVVIGSVMLGFTMALMPAWAQPVMKKITGSDEIAFGHFGTFGYMFAAYIGKLVGKNSKSTEEIQFPKWLVFFRDTSVAISVTMGVIFIFSAIFAGPTYIQEKLSGGQNFIVFAILQAITFAGGVFIVLSGVRLVLGEIVPAFTGISKKLVPNAKPALDCPVVFPYAPNAVLIGFMSSFIGGIIGMFVCIAFKLPVIIPGVVPHFFCGASAGVFANATGGRRGCVIGSFAHGLLITFLPILLMPLLGSLGFAGATFSDTDFCTVGILLGGIIKLFR, from the coding sequence ATGAATTTTTTTAGATTTTTAATGAATGATGTATTAAGTGTTCCGGCTGTGCTTGTCGGTTTGGTTGCGCTTGTCGGATTGCTTATTCAAAAAAAAGATGCGTCCGAGTGTATTAAAGGTTTTATCAAAAGTATTTTGGGCTTTTTAGTGCTTGGCGCAGGAGCGGGAGTTATTGTCGGTTCGCTGGGGCATTTTTCCGACATGTTCCAATACGGATTTAATATTCACGGTGTTGTGCCGAACAATGAAGCCATCGTTGCAATTGCACAAAACACACTCGGCTCGGAAATGGCGTTGATAATGTTTTTCGGTATGTTTGCAAATATTTTAATTGCCCGTTTTACACCGCTTAAATATATCTTTTTAACCGGACATCATACCATTTATATGGCGATTTTGATTTCGGTTATTTTATCGGTCGGCGGATTGTCCGGCTGGCCTTTGGTGGTGATAGGTTCTGTAATGTTGGGCTTTACTATGGCGCTTATGCCGGCATGGGCACAGCCGGTTATGAAAAAGATAACCGGCTCCGATGAGATCGCTTTCGGGCATTTCGGAACATTCGGGTATATGTTTGCCGCATATATCGGGAAGCTTGTCGGGAAAAATTCAAAGTCCACTGAAGAAATACAGTTCCCGAAATGGCTGGTATTCTTTAGAGATACTTCTGTTGCCATTTCCGTTACGATGGGAGTAATCTTTATCTTTTCGGCAATTTTTGCAGGGCCTACGTATATTCAGGAAAAATTGAGCGGAGGACAAAACTTTATTGTGTTTGCAATATTACAGGCAATCACTTTTGCGGGTGGTGTGTTTATCGTACTTTCCGGTGTGCGCCTTGTGCTTGGAGAAATAGTTCCTGCCTTTACCGGTATTTCTAAAAAACTGGTTCCGAATGCAAAACCTGCGCTTGATTGCCCTGTTGTATTTCCTTATGCACCGAATGCGGTATTGATTGGGTTTATGTCAAGTTTTATCGGCGGCATTATCGGAATGTTTGTATGTATCGCTTTTAAATTGCCGGTTATTATTCCGGGTGTTGTGCCTCACTTTTTTTGTGGGGCTTCCGCAGGCGTTTTTGCGAATGCAACCGGAGGGCGCAGAGGTTGTGTTATCGGCTCCTTTGCGCATGGGTTACTTATCACCTTCCTTCCGATTTTGTTGATGCCCCTGCTTGGCAGCTTAGGTTTTGCCGGAGCCACTTTCAGCGATACTGACTTCTGTACCGTAGGAATTCTGCTTGGCGGTATTATCAAACTTTTCAGATAG
- a CDS encoding CbiQ family ECF transporter T component: MKTYYGNDMRNIVLFQYQNKNTCIHKLPASIKCIFLIVFSLLITQNNTMIFFVLLPILVLISIAAKLPFAMIKKNTQLSGYYFLFIFIFKIIGQPVSLNAFYAHGIEALLITKNILCILFAASVFYSTTSRSEIFELLQSIENIFAKKKKNKIGFVLIFALTLNFIPQVFFCWNQISSAWTARTRYHAGVWLKLKKPLILLPILITELLEFAVQTERALQNRRGLF; encoded by the coding sequence TTGAAGACTTACTATGGAAATGATATGCGCAATATAGTTTTGTTTCAGTATCAAAATAAAAATACCTGTATTCACAAATTGCCGGCATCGATTAAATGTATTTTTCTTATTGTGTTTTCGCTGTTAATAACGCAAAACAATACGATGATTTTTTTTGTACTGCTTCCGATTCTTGTGCTGATAAGCATAGCGGCAAAACTTCCCTTTGCGATGATTAAAAAAAACACGCAACTCAGTGGTTATTATTTTTTATTTATTTTTATTTTTAAAATTATCGGACAGCCAGTAAGCCTCAACGCTTTTTATGCTCACGGCATTGAAGCTTTGTTGATTACAAAAAACATTCTCTGCATTTTGTTTGCCGCTTCGGTGTTTTACAGCACGACATCGCGGAGTGAGATTTTTGAACTGCTGCAATCAATCGAAAATATTTTTGCAAAAAAGAAAAAAAACAAAATCGGTTTTGTACTGATTTTTGCTTTAACGCTCAATTTTATTCCGCAAGTGTTTTTTTGTTGGAATCAAATTTCGTCGGCATGGACTGCAAGAACAAGATATCACGCAGGGGTTTGGCTGAAGCTGAAAAAACCTTTAATTCTTTTGCCGATACTCATCACTGAATTACTTGAGTTTGCCGTCCAAACAGAACGCGCATTGCAAAACCGGCGCGGTTTGTTTTAA
- the ychF gene encoding redox-regulated ATPase YchF, translating to MAINCGIVGLPNVGKSTIFSALTRAPAEAANYPFCTINPNVGIVSLSDSRLTKLAEHFNPKKVIPATVEFVDIAGLVKGASKGEGLGNQFLSHIREVGVIAHVVRCFDDPDIVHVDNKIDPQSDIETINIELALADLASLEKRAERAEKATRMGKEAQKEAAIAFSAIEKIKPLLQEGKGARLAQLTDEERAAIYDTHLITMKPQLYVCNVDEDGVQNGNAYIETVKRIAAAEGADTVVICGKFEAELSDIESEEERAAFLEEIGLKESGLASLARAAYHLIGLRTFFTAGEDECRAWTIRSGDPAPKAAGVIHTDFERGFIKAEVYSFDDFLTYGSEAKIKEAGKYRLEGKEYIVQDGDIMFFKFNV from the coding sequence ATGGCGATAAATTGCGGTATTGTGGGACTGCCGAATGTCGGGAAGTCTACTATTTTTTCGGCGCTGACGCGTGCGCCTGCGGAGGCGGCGAATTATCCGTTTTGTACGATTAACCCGAATGTCGGGATTGTGAGTTTGTCTGACAGCCGGCTTACAAAGCTTGCCGAGCATTTTAACCCAAAAAAGGTTATTCCTGCGACAGTTGAATTTGTCGATATTGCCGGCTTAGTCAAAGGCGCTTCAAAAGGCGAAGGCTTGGGAAATCAGTTTTTGTCTCATATCCGCGAGGTAGGCGTCATTGCCCACGTGGTGCGCTGTTTTGACGATCCGGATATTGTCCATGTTGATAACAAAATTGACCCGCAGTCCGATATCGAAACTATCAATATTGAGCTTGCGCTTGCGGATTTGGCAAGTTTGGAAAAGCGCGCCGAGCGGGCGGAAAAGGCAACGCGCATGGGCAAGGAGGCTCAAAAAGAAGCGGCGATTGCCTTCAGCGCAATTGAAAAAATAAAACCTCTTTTGCAAGAAGGCAAGGGAGCGCGGCTTGCACAACTTACCGACGAAGAGCGCGCCGCAATATACGATACGCATTTGATAACAATGAAGCCGCAGCTCTATGTCTGCAATGTCGATGAGGACGGTGTGCAAAACGGGAATGCCTATATCGAAACGGTCAAACGCATTGCCGCCGCCGAAGGAGCCGACACGGTGGTAATTTGCGGCAAGTTTGAAGCAGAACTTTCCGACATCGAAAGCGAAGAAGAGCGCGCAGCCTTCCTTGAGGAAATCGGCTTAAAAGAATCCGGCCTTGCAAGCCTTGCCCGTGCCGCCTACCATTTAATCGGCCTGCGCACCTTCTTCACCGCCGGCGAAGACGAATGCCGCGCATGGACAATCCGCTCGGGCGACCCCGCCCCCAAAGCCGCCGGCGTTATCCACACCGACTTTGAACGCGGCTTTATCAAAGCCGAAGTATACAGCTTCGACGACTTTCTAACATACGGCAGCGAAGCCAAAATCAAAGAAGCCGGTAAATACCGCCTTGAAGGAAAAGAATACATTGTCCAAGACGGCGATATCATGTTCTTTAAATTCAATGTTTAA